The proteins below come from a single Microtus ochrogaster isolate Prairie Vole_2 chromosome 8, MicOch1.0, whole genome shotgun sequence genomic window:
- the LOC102000148 gene encoding olfactory receptor 502-like: protein MALLEEGNHTAVTEFILLGLTDDPVLKVILFTIILCIYLVTVSGNLSTILLIRVSSQLHHPMYFFLSHLAFTDIGYSSSVTPNMLVNFLVNQSTISYLGCFIQFGSAAFFGTVECFLLAAMAYDRFVAICNPLLYSAKMSRQVCIQLVAGSYIGGFLNASSFALSFLSFVFCGPNRVNHFFCDFAPLVELSCSDVSVSAVVTSFSAGSVTMITVLVIAVSYTYILITILKMRSSEGRQKAFSTCTSHLTAVTLFYGTVTFIYVMPKSSYSTDQNKVLSVFYMVVIPMLNPLIYSLRNNEIKGALKRQLHKKTFS, encoded by the coding sequence ATGGCTCTCCTGGAGGAAGGGAACCACACTGCAGTGACAGAGTTCATTTTATTGGGTCTGACAGATGACCCAGTCCTTAAAGTCATCCTCTTCACCATCATCCTGTGCATCTACCTGGTGACTGTGTCTGGGAACCTCAGCACCATCCTTCTCATCAGAGTCTCTTCCCAGCTGCATCACCCCATGTACTTTTTTCTCAGTCACTTGGCTTTTACTGACATAGGCTACTCATCTTCTGTCACACCCAATATGCTTGTCAACTTCCTGGTAAATCAAAGTACTATCTCATATCTTGGATGTTTTATACAGTTTGGCTCAGCTGCTTTTTTTGGGACAGTTGAATGTTTCCTTCTGGCTGCCATGGCATACGATCGCTTTGTAGCAATTTGCAACCCACTGCTTTATTCAGCCAAAATGTCCAGACAAGTCTGCATCCAGTTGGTTGCAGGATCATACATAGGGGGTTTTCTCAATGCTTCCTCCTTcgccctttcctttctttcttttgttttctgtggaccAAACAGAGTCAATcactttttctgtgattttgctCCTTTGGTGGAACTCTCCTGTTCTGATGTCAGTGTCTCTGCagttgttacctcattttctgctGGATCAGTAACCATGATCACAGTCCTTGTCATAGCTGTCTCTTACACCTACATCCTCATCACCATCCTGAAGATGCGCTCCTCTGAGGGCCGCCAGaaggccttctccacctgcaccTCCCACCTCACTGCAGTCACTCTGTTCTATGGGACTGTCACCTTCATCTATGTGATGCCCAAGTCCAGCTACTCCACAGACCAGAACAAGGTGTTGTCTGTGTTCTACATGGTGGTGATTCCCATGTTGAACCCCCTCATTTACAGCCTCAGGAATAATGAGATTAAAGGTGCTCTGAAGAGACAGCttcataagaaaacattttcttag